Proteins from a single region of Hordeum vulgare subsp. vulgare chromosome 6H, MorexV3_pseudomolecules_assembly, whole genome shotgun sequence:
- the LOC123404792 gene encoding uncharacterized protein LOC123404792 yields MFSLSSPPLALERKLKLTTTYTILLVFFLFTLHITSCEARRLRVNGKYSSSNKSSLSSQDATEVADAQKQRRNSLMVHDTEKKARAVGSSIDQSTGAGATLINRSGDSSRGSNGEQLGSKATTVYTAGTLVTMDYPVAHAAPAVHNR; encoded by the exons ATGTTTAGCCTAAGCTCCCCTCCCCTAGCTCTTGAGAGGAAGCTAAAGCTCACCACGACCTACACTATTCtcctggtgttcttcctcttcACTCTCCACATTACCTCATGCGAAGCTCGTCGCCTCCGCGTGAATGGCAAGTACTCAAGCAGCAACAAGTCTTCCCTGTCATCACAG GATGCGACAGAGGTTGCTGATGCCCAGAAGCAAAGGAGAAACTCGTTGATGGTTCATGATACGGAGAAGAAGGCTCGAGCTGTCGGAAGCAGCATCGATCAGTCGACGGGCGCGGGAGCAACATTGATCAATCGATCAG GGGACTCGTCTCGTGGCTCTAACGGAGAGCAGCTAGGATCCAAGGCGACCACCGTGTACACAGCGGGAACACTAGTAACCATGGACTACCCAGTTGCACACGCAGCACCAGCTGTTCACAACAGGTAG